A single genomic interval of Chloracidobacterium validum harbors:
- a CDS encoding MerR family transcriptional regulator: MAYSSEGRKTAHTVETPRGKVSIPDKLYFKIGEVCEIVGVEPHVLRYWEQEFPQLAPQKSSAGQRIYRRKDVEIALRIKSLREDEGFTIAGAKKRLSAERSASSRFKVVSIERPADPSPAASLSVTQPVESSLVETTTETPAELSPADASQVDKALATLHQVRAGLESILALLRTPPPR, encoded by the coding sequence ATGGCGTATTCATCTGAGGGGCGGAAAACCGCGCATACCGTCGAGACGCCGCGCGGCAAGGTTTCTATCCCCGACAAGCTGTACTTCAAAATTGGTGAAGTGTGCGAGATTGTCGGTGTCGAGCCGCACGTGTTGCGTTACTGGGAGCAAGAGTTTCCGCAGCTCGCGCCCCAGAAAAGTTCGGCTGGGCAGCGAATCTATCGGCGTAAGGATGTCGAGATTGCCCTCCGCATCAAGTCGTTGCGCGAGGATGAAGGTTTCACCATCGCCGGCGCCAAGAAGCGACTTTCCGCTGAACGCTCGGCTAGTAGTCGGTTCAAGGTCGTATCCATCGAGCGTCCGGCCGACCCTTCACCGGCCGCTTCACTTTCCGTTACCCAACCAGTGGAGTCGTCCCTTGTGGAAACGACCACGGAAACCCCGGCTGAGTTATCGCCTGCGGATGCGTCCCAGGTTGACAAGGCCCTGGCGACGCTCCATCAAGTCCGCGCCGGATTGGAAAGCATCCTTGCCTTGCTGCGCACCCCGCCGCCCCGTTGA